One window from the genome of Musa acuminata AAA Group cultivar baxijiao chromosome BXJ1-4, Cavendish_Baxijiao_AAA, whole genome shotgun sequence encodes:
- the LOC135671817 gene encoding dehydrodolichyl diphosphate synthase CPT3-like isoform X1 produces MYTLPRVSVPHRNLVIKVEKDLEMEKHGRKPEPNIFASVWRFLRRCLFLVLALGPMPNHIAFIMDGNRRYAKRRNVKEGTGHGVGFTTLTSICQYCYEMGVKYVTVYAFSIDNFKRKPEEVQSLMDLMKEKIDELLEEESIVQKYGFRINFWGSLDLLSEPVRLAAEKAMTHTADNTGPVLSICVAYTSTNEIMRAIKKSCARKSFRTQGYVNCDGESVCEDINGYVTVADLEENLDTADCPDPDIVIRTSGEARLSNFLLWQTSLSHLQNPNPLWPEFSLRNLVWAILEYQKIYPYLEARRRLAKKEN; encoded by the exons ATGTATACCTTACCTCGTGTGTCCGTTCCTCACCGGAATTTGGTCATCAAAGTTGAAAAG GATTTGGAAATGGAAAAGCATGGTCGAAAACCTGAACCCAACATCTTTGCAAGCGTATGGCGTTTCTTGCGTAGGTGCCTCTTTCTTGTGCTCGCCCTTGGTCCTATGCCCAACCATATCGCATTCATCATGGACGGGAACCGGAGATACGCCAAGCGAAGGAATGTGAAAGAAGGCACCGGTCATGGTGTTGGATTCACGACTCTTACCTCTATTTGTCAATACTGTTATGAAATGGGCGTGAAGTATGTGACCGTGTATGCTTTCAGTATTGACAACTTCAAGCGAAAACCAGAGGAGGTCCAGTCGCTTATGGATCTGATGAAGGAAAAGATTGATGAGTTGTTAGAGGAGGAGAGCATTGTGCAAAAATATGGTTTTAGGATCAACTTCTGGGGAAGCCTGGACCTGTTGAGTGAGCCGGTAAGGTTGGCAGCTGAGAAGGCAATGACACACACTGCCGATAACACTGGGCCAGTTCTCTCGATCTGCGTCGCCTATACTTCCACCAATGAGATCATGCGAGCCATCAAAAAATCGTGTGCGAGGAAGAGCTTCAGAACACAAGGGTATGTGAATTGTGACGGTGAATCGGTGTGTGAGGACATTAACGGTTACGTTACTGTGGCTGATTTAGAGGAGAACTTAGACACTGCTGATTGCCCTGACCCTGACATTGTTATTAGGACATCAGGGGAGGCTCGGCTGAGTAATTTTCTTCTTTGGCAGACTTCGTTGAGCCACTTGCAAAATCCAAACCCGCTGTGGCCTGAATTTTCTCTTAGGAACCTAGTCTGGGCTATCTTGGAGTACCAGAAGATCTATCCTTACTTGGAAGCAAGGAGAAGACTGGCTAAGAAGGAAAACTAA
- the LOC135671816 gene encoding sterol 3-beta-glucosyltransferase UGT80A2-like: MENGSVLEEMNGNGSVSSPAVDRSLPRANTMPGGTNCPERLETTTVKPNLERSKTERRKQSIPHDDPTAQLFDDKISDKQKMKMLNRIATVKDDGTVVVDVPSNLEATSLEVESEDAYGETVDEEPLDSTDLQYRPPMQIVILIVGTRGDVQPFVAIGKRLQDYGHRVRLATHANFKEFVLTAGLEFFPLGGDPKVLAEYMVKNKGFLPSAPSEIPIQRKQIKEIIFSLLPACKDPDVDTGIPFKADAIIANPPAYGHTHIAEALKIPIHIIFTMPWTPTSEFPHPLSRVKQSAGYRLSYQIVDSMIWLGIRDMINDFRKRKLKLRPVTYLSGAQDSASDIPHAYIWSPHLVPKPKDWGPKIDVVGFCFLDLASNYEPPESLVKWLEAGEKPIYIGFGSLPVQEPGKMTEIIVEALSITKQRGIINKGWGGLGSLAEPKDFVYSLDNVPHDWLFLQCKAVVHHGGAGTTAAGLKAACPTTIIPFFGDQPFWGERVHARGLGPPPIPVDQFSLQKLVDAINFMMKPEVKENALILAKSMETEDGVSGAVKAFLKHLPPKLSSQDTLESSAFMDPLLAPVKKCFGCS, encoded by the exons ATGGAGAACGGCAGCGTCCTGGAGGAGATGAACGGCAACGGATCGGTCTCGTCGCCCGCCG TTGACAGAAGTCTTCCTAGGGCAAATACGATGCCTGGAGGAACAAACTGTCCTGAAAGATTAGAAACAACCACAGTCAAGCCAAATCTGGAAAGGTCAAAGACTGAGAGACGTAAGCAAAGTATTCCCCATGATGATCCAACAGCTCAATTGTTTGATGATAAGATTTCTGATAAACAGAAG ATGAAGATGCTAAATCGAATTGCTACAGTGAAAGATGATGGaactgttgtggttgatgttccgAGCAATCTTGAAGCTACATCATTAGAAGTAGAATCCGAGGATGCATATGGTGAAACAGTTGATGAAGAGCCACTAGATTCGACAGATCTCCAATATCGACCTCCTATGCAAATTGTCATTCTTATTGTTGGGACACGAGGTGATGTGCAGCCCTTTGTTGCGATTGGAAAACGTTTACAG GATTATGGTCATCGTGTTAGACTAGCAACTCATGCAAATTTCAAGGAGTTTGTATTGACTGCTGGACTGGAATTCTTTCCTTTAGGTGGAGACCCAAAGGTCCTTGCTGAAT ATATGGTGAAGAATAAAGGGTTCTTACCTTCTGCACCTTCCGAGATACCTATTCAACGTAAACAGATTAAAGAAATCATTTTTTCATTACTTCCTGCCTGCAAGGATCCTGATGTCGACACTGGTATTCCTTTCAAAGCGGATGCCATAATTGCAAATCCACCGGCATATG GACATACCCATATTGCTGAGGCGCTGAAAATACCAATTCACATTATTTTCACAATGCCATGGAC ACCAACTAGTGAATTTCCGCATCCTCTTTCCCGTGTCAAGCAATCTGCTGGATATAGA CTTTCGTATCAGATTGTCGATTCTATGATTTGGCTTGGAATACGGGATATGATAAATGATTTTAGAAAAAGAAAGTTGAAACTGCGACCGGTGACTTATTTAAGTGGTGCACAGGATTCTGCCTCTGACATACCTCATGCATATATATGGAGCCCACATCTTGTTCCAAAACCAAAAG ATTGGGGACCCAAAATTGATGTGGTTGGATTTTGTTTCCTTGACCTTGCATCAAATTATGAACCTCCAGAATCACTTGTGAAATGGCTGGAAGCTGGTGAAAAGCCTATTTATATTGGTTTTGGTAGCCTT CCTGTTCAAGAGCCTGGAAAAATGACGGAGATTATTGTGGAGGCACTGAGTATCACTAAACAGAGAGGCATCATTAACAAGGGCTGGGGTGGCCTTGGGAGTT tggcGGAACCCAAGGATTTTGTTTACTCATTGGATAATGTTCCACATGACTGGCTATTCTTGCAGTGCAAGGCAGTG GTGCATCATGGCGGGGCTGGAACAACTGCTGCTGGGCTTAAGGCTGCT TGTCCGACAACCATCATACCTTTCTTCGGTGATCAACCCTTTTGGGGAGAGCGAGTGCATGCTAGGGGACTAGGACCTCCACCTATTCCTGTCGATCAATTTTCATTGCAGAAGTTGGTCGATGCaataaactttatgatgaaacccGAG GTCAAAGAAAATGCTTTGATATTGGCCAAATCCATGGAAACCGAGGATGGTGTTTCTGGAGCAGTGAAAGCATTTTTGAAACATCTTCCTCCAAAATTATCATCTCAGGATACTCTTGAATCCTCAGCCTTCATGGATCCTTTGCTCGCCCCAGTGAAAAAATGCTTTGGTTGTTCCTAA
- the LOC103982353 gene encoding ubiquitin-conjugating enzyme E2 4: protein MSSPSKRREMDLMKLMMSDYKVETVNDGIQEFFVDFHGPSESLYQGGVWRVRVELPDAYPYKSPSIGFVNKIYHPNVDEMSGSVCLDVINQTWSPMFDLVNVFEVFLPQLLLYPNPSDPLNGEAAALMMRDRPAYEQKVKEYCKKYAKPEDIGASPEDESSEEELSEDEYDSSDEQVVGKPDP from the exons GATGATGAGTGACTACAAGGTGGAGACGGTTAACGATGGGATACAAGAATTCTTTGTGGATTTCCATGGCCCGAGCGAGA GTCTTTATCAAGGAGGAGTGTGGAGGGTGAGGGTGGAACTGCCAGATGCTTATCCTTACAAATCTCCATCAATTGGCTTTGTTAATAAGATATATCATCCTAATGTAGATGAAAT GTCTGGTTCAGTTTGTTTGGATGTCATCAACCAAACTTGGAGTCCCATGTTTG ATCTTGTCAATGTATTCGAAGTTTTCCTTCCACAACTTCTTTTATATCCAAATCCTTCAGATCCATTGAACGGGGAGGCTGCAGCACTAATGATGCGTGATCGACCTGCTTATGAACAAAAAGTGAAAG AATACTGTAAAAAATACGCAAAGCCTGAAGACATAGGCGCTTCTCCCGAAGATGAATCAAGCGAGGAAGAGCTGAGTGAAGATGAATATGATTCTAGTGATGAGCAAGTGGTGGGAAAACCTGACCCTTGA
- the LOC103982355 gene encoding protein LOW PSII ACCUMULATION 1, chloroplastic: MAAPALASLLISCPVRHRALSLAPTPAPLVSGGGCSSPRPPGERLGPTKRRPHIIRCSAANKPSPSTEISSTAKIRSEVLSPFRSVRMFFYLAFMASGALGGLISITRLVPALVNSSRAADLPEILKGFGIDLGAVLLFAFLYTRESSAKNAQLAKLSREENLSKLKLRVDGNRSIAVGDLRGVARLVILAGPASYIADSFARSKPYTDGLVERGVLVVPFATDGNTPRFDLDEIDEEDEAIVDKKKRLWRLSPLYTSEWAKWLDEQKKLANVSLDSPVYLSLRMDGRVRGSGVGYPPWNALVAQLPPVKGLWSGLLDGMDGRVL; encoded by the exons ATGGCAGCTCCGGCGCTCGCCTCTCTCCTCATCTCATGCCCGGTTCGTCATCGAGCCCTGTCTCTGGCGCCAACACCTGCACCTCTCGTAAGCGGAGGTGGTTGCTCCTCTCCTCGACCCCCGGGGGAGCGCCTTGGCCCGACGAAGCGGCGGCCCCACATCATCCGCTGCTCGGCGGCCAACAAGCCGTCGCCTTCCACCGAGATCAG tTCAACAGCCAAGATAAGAAGTGAAGTCCTCTCACCATTTCGTTCGGTGCGGATGTTCTTCTATCTTGCGTTCATGGCAAGTGGTGCTTTGGGAGGATTGATTTCCATCACGCGGTTGGTTCCTGCTCTTGTCAATTCGTCAAGAGCCGCAGACCTCCCTGAGATTTTAAAGGGGTTTGGGATAGATCTCGGAGCAGTTCTGTTGTTTGCATTTCTGTATACGAGGGAGAGCAGTGCCAAAAATGCTCAGCTAGCAAAGTTATCGAGGGAGGAAAACCTCTCGAAGCTTAAGCTTCGGGTGGACGGGAATAGAAGCATCGCGGTCGGTGATCTGAGGGGAGTCGCACGTCTTGTCATTCTCGCCGGTCCTGCCTCATACATTGCTGATTCCTTCGCCCGTAGCAAACCTTACACGGATGGACTTGTGGAGCGAGGAGTGCTCGTCGTTCCTTTTGCTACAGATGGAAATACGCCTAGGTTTGACCTCGACGAGATTGATgaggaggatgaggcgatcgTCGACaaaaagaagaggctgtggcggcTGAGTCCTCTTTACACTTCTGAATGGGCCAA ATGGTTAGATGAACAGAAGAAGTTGGCCAATGTCTCGCTCGATTCACCAGT GTATCTCTCTCTGCGCATGGATGGTCGAGTTCGTGGGAGTGGCGTCGGCTACCCTCCCTGGAATGCGCTAGTGGCACAGTTGCCGCCGGTGAAAGGGCTGTGGTCAGGTCTTCTCGATGGCATGGATGGAAGAGTTCTTTAG
- the LOC135671817 gene encoding dehydrodolichyl diphosphate synthase CPT3-like isoform X2: MEKHGRKPEPNIFASVWRFLRRCLFLVLALGPMPNHIAFIMDGNRRYAKRRNVKEGTGHGVGFTTLTSICQYCYEMGVKYVTVYAFSIDNFKRKPEEVQSLMDLMKEKIDELLEEESIVQKYGFRINFWGSLDLLSEPVRLAAEKAMTHTADNTGPVLSICVAYTSTNEIMRAIKKSCARKSFRTQGYVNCDGESVCEDINGYVTVADLEENLDTADCPDPDIVIRTSGEARLSNFLLWQTSLSHLQNPNPLWPEFSLRNLVWAILEYQKIYPYLEARRRLAKKEN; encoded by the coding sequence ATGGAAAAGCATGGTCGAAAACCTGAACCCAACATCTTTGCAAGCGTATGGCGTTTCTTGCGTAGGTGCCTCTTTCTTGTGCTCGCCCTTGGTCCTATGCCCAACCATATCGCATTCATCATGGACGGGAACCGGAGATACGCCAAGCGAAGGAATGTGAAAGAAGGCACCGGTCATGGTGTTGGATTCACGACTCTTACCTCTATTTGTCAATACTGTTATGAAATGGGCGTGAAGTATGTGACCGTGTATGCTTTCAGTATTGACAACTTCAAGCGAAAACCAGAGGAGGTCCAGTCGCTTATGGATCTGATGAAGGAAAAGATTGATGAGTTGTTAGAGGAGGAGAGCATTGTGCAAAAATATGGTTTTAGGATCAACTTCTGGGGAAGCCTGGACCTGTTGAGTGAGCCGGTAAGGTTGGCAGCTGAGAAGGCAATGACACACACTGCCGATAACACTGGGCCAGTTCTCTCGATCTGCGTCGCCTATACTTCCACCAATGAGATCATGCGAGCCATCAAAAAATCGTGTGCGAGGAAGAGCTTCAGAACACAAGGGTATGTGAATTGTGACGGTGAATCGGTGTGTGAGGACATTAACGGTTACGTTACTGTGGCTGATTTAGAGGAGAACTTAGACACTGCTGATTGCCCTGACCCTGACATTGTTATTAGGACATCAGGGGAGGCTCGGCTGAGTAATTTTCTTCTTTGGCAGACTTCGTTGAGCCACTTGCAAAATCCAAACCCGCTGTGGCCTGAATTTTCTCTTAGGAACCTAGTCTGGGCTATCTTGGAGTACCAGAAGATCTATCCTTACTTGGAAGCAAGGAGAAGACTGGCTAAGAAGGAAAACTAA